The proteins below come from a single Candidatus Rokuibacteriota bacterium genomic window:
- a CDS encoding ABC transporter substrate-binding protein has product MTGLSLLAPELAGKRLELLKESLPGLSRVAVLWNSPSVAMRHTFREAQVAAGVLGLRFISLEVQGNPEDFERVFSTIPRERPDGLFVTLDPFTNLHRRRIAELAAKHQLPAIYENREFVDAGGLMSYGPSVRDMWRRAATFVDKILKGTKPADLPVEQPTRFELVINMKTARALGLTIPESVLIRADKIID; this is encoded by the coding sequence ATCACGGGGCTGTCCCTCCTTGCCCCCGAGCTGGCGGGCAAGCGGTTGGAGCTGCTCAAGGAGTCCTTGCCCGGGCTCTCCCGCGTGGCCGTACTCTGGAATTCGCCCAGTGTCGCCATGAGACACACATTTAGAGAGGCGCAGGTCGCAGCAGGAGTGTTGGGGCTAAGGTTTATATCCCTCGAGGTACAAGGAAATCCCGAAGATTTCGAGCGCGTCTTCTCCACGATCCCCCGGGAGCGTCCGGACGGGCTCTTCGTCACGCTGGACCCGTTCACCAATCTTCATCGGAGACGGATCGCTGAGCTTGCGGCAAAGCACCAACTGCCAGCGATCTACGAGAACAGGGAGTTTGTCGACGCCGGAGGTCTCATGTCGTATGGACCGAGCGTTCGTGATATGTGGAGGCGCGCTGCCACCTTTGTGGACAAGATCCTCAAAGGCACCAAGCCTGCAGACCTGCCCGTCGAGCAACCCACGCGCTTCGAGCTGGTCATCAACATGAAGACCGCCAGGGCCCTCGGCCTCACGATCCCAGAGTCTGTCCTCATCCGGGCAGACAAAATCATCGACTGA